A window from Dunckerocampus dactyliophorus isolate RoL2022-P2 chromosome 15, RoL_Ddac_1.1, whole genome shotgun sequence encodes these proteins:
- the LOC129168567 gene encoding mucin-5AC-like: protein MTGRRLTMCLVLFVLLTYKTADTSRVATASTTVTGTATTGGTTVTEATTTGDTTNTGGTTSGGSTVTGGTTMGGSTVNEGTTTGGTTVTRGTTVTAATATGGTTLTGATITEGSSVTGDTTSGGSTVTGGTTGGGSTVTGGSTPTTGSTTTGGSTVIGGTTRGGSTVTGGTAIGSTTVTGGPTTGDSTVTGGTTTGGTTVTGGTTTGGSTVTGGTPTGGSTVTGGTTTGGTTVTGGTTTGGTTRESTMTGGTTTDGTTVTGGTTSRGSTVTGGTTTGGTIRDSTVTGGTITGGTAVTGSTTTGGSTVTGTTTTGGTTVTGGITTGGSTVTGGTTTGGPTVTGGTTTGGTTVTGGTTTGGSTVSGGTTTGGSTVTGGTTTGGSTLTGGTTTRVSTVTVGTTTGGSTVTGATITGGTTVTGGTTTGGSIVTGGTTTGGTTVTGGRTTKVSTVTEGTTTGGSTMTGATTTVTGVRITGGTNLTGATTTGGTAVTGATTTGGSTVTGGTTTGGSTVTGGTTTGGSTITGDTTSGGSTVIEGTTGGGLTVTGGSTPTTVSTTTGGSTVTGGTTTGASTVPIGTTTGGSTVTGSTTTGSSNMTGGTTTESSTMTGGTTTGGSTRPGITTTGSSPVTGGTTTSGSTTTSGKTTAGGTATGHSTTTGSTTTTSGSIINGDTTATVLTTTGGTTSNAVSTTTGGSTTSGGTTTNLVSTTSVNTTTTAVSPTNKSSTTTVGTTTTVVTTTTVGSTTTRNTPTLTVTTTTVVSNTTGGTTTTTVSPTTESSTTTGRTTTTTATTTTGSTTTTAATTTTIPTTTTTTVAPPPSVVVVLVAVLVEPYVPQLANPNSQEFILLAQRIVVVYDAIYRAVYVTYTRCVVRSFRPGPSVTRVDGVEAEVNLEFNDGNTTEEIPSSDAIVETLQTGLQNPNITLTIQPDSIIVTARNQTQTTAAPTTTIPAEALTLRRLTFRSAGEEFTTDLLNSSSSGFKSRARLIKTTLEPFYKVAFTSFRTVTVVSFSNGSIINNMDLSFVSGSVPNNTAIANILINAAPNITDFNVDTSSISVDGTQVSSGASHKTSIITASCLVLLSWLLSNHQ from the exons ATGACTGGACGACGATTAACAATGTGCCTTGTGCTATTTG TGTTACTTACTTACAAAACAGCCGACACAAGTCGTGTTGCAACTGCAAGTACAACTGTGACTGGAACCGCAACAACTGGAGGCACAACAGTGACTGAGGCCACAACAACTGGAGATACAACCAATACAGGAGGCACTACATCTGGAGGTTCAACAGTGACTGGAGGCACTACCATGGGAGGGTCGACTGTGAATGAAGGTACAACAACTGGAGGTACAACTGTGACAAGAGGCACTACTGTGACTGCAGCCACAGCAACTGGAGGCACAACTTTGACTGGAGCCACAATAACTGAAGGTTCAAGCGTCACTGGAGATACAACATCAGGGGGCTCAACTGTAACTGGAGGCACTACAGGTGGAGGTTCAACTGTGACTGGGGGGTCAACACCCACAACAGGGTCTACAACAACTGGAGGGTCAACCGTGATTGGAGGAACTACCAGAGGAGGTTCAACTGTGACTGGAGGCACAGCAATTGGAAGCACAACAGTGACTGGAGGCCCAACAACTGGAGATTCAACCGTGACTGGAGGTACAACAACTGGTGGCACAACAGTGACTGGCGGCACAACCACTGGAGGTTCAACCGTGACTGGAGGCACACCAACAGGAGGTTCAACAGTGACTGGAGGTACAACAACTGGTGGCACAACAGTGACTGGAGGCACAACAACTGGAGGCACAACTAGAGAGTCAACTATGACTGGAGGCACAACAACTGACGGCACAACAGTGACTGGAGGCACAACATCTAGAGGTTCAACTGTGACTGGAGGCACAACAACTGGAGGCACAATTAGAGATTCAACAGTGACTGGAGGCACAATAACTGGAGGCACAGCAGTGACTGGAAGCACAACAACTGGAGGTTCAACTGTGACTGGAACCACAACTACAGGAGGCACAACAGTGACTGGAGGCATAACAACTGGAGGTTCAACCGTGACTGGAGGCACAACAACTGGAGGTCCAACCGTGACCGGAGGCACAACAACAGGAGGCACAACAGTGACTGGAGGCACAACAACTGGAGGTTCAACCGTGAGTGGAGGCACAACAACAGGAGGTTCAACCGTGACTGGAGGCACAACAACAGGAGGTTCAACCTTGACTGGAGGCACAACAACGAGAGTTTCAACCGTGACTGTAGGCACAACAACAGGAGGCTCAACTGTGACTGGGGCCACAATAACAGGAGGCACAACAGTGACTGGAGGCACAACAACTGGAGGTTCAATCGTGACTGGAGGCACAACAACTGGAGGCACAACAGTGACTGGAGGCAGAACAACTAAAGTTTCAACCGTGACTGAAGGCACAACAACAGGAGGTTCAACTATGACTGGAGCCACAACAACTGTGACTGGAGTTAGAATTACTGGAGGCACAAATCTGACTGGAGCCACAACAACTGGAGGCACAGCTGTGACTGGAGCCACAACAACTGGAGGTTCAACTGTGACTGGGGGCACAACAACAGGAGGTTCAACTGTGACTGGAGGCACAACAACTGGAGGTTCAACCATCACTGGAGATACAACATCAGGGGGCTCAACTGTAATTGAAGGCACTACAGGTGGAGGTTTAACTGTGACTGGGGGATCAACACCCACAACAGTGTCTACAACAACTGGAGGTTCAACCGTGACTGGAGGCACTACAACTGGGGCTTCAACTGTGCCCATAGGCACAACAACTGGAGGTTCAACTGTGACTGGAAGCACTACAACTGGAAGTTCAAACATGACTGGAGGCACTACAACTGAAAGTTCAACCATGACTGGAGGTACAACAACTGGCGGTTCAACCAGGCCTGGAATCACAACAACTGGAAGTTCACCTGTCACTGGAGGTACAACAACCAGTGGTTCCACAACAACTAGCGGTAAAACTACAGCTGGAGGCACTGCAACTGGACATTCAACTACAACTGGAAGTACAACAACAACCAGTGGTTCTATTATAAATGGAGATACAACAGCTACAGTGTTGACTACAACTGGAGGTACAACAAGTAATGCAGTCTCTACAACAACTGGAGGGTCCACTACAAGTGGTGGTACAACAACTAACCTAGTGTCTACTACATCTGTAAATACTACAACCACTGCAGTCTCTCcaacaaacaaaagttccacGACAACTGTAGGCACAACAACCACCGTAGTGACTACTACAACTGTAGGTTCCACTACCACGAGAAACACACCAACATTGACAGTTACAACAACCACCGTAGTGTCTAATACAACTGGAGGTACTACAACCACTACAGTCTCTCCAACAACTGAAAGCTCCACAACGACTGGACGTACAACAACAACTACAGCGACTACTACAACTGGAAGTACTACAACaacagctgcaacaacaaccaCCATTCCCACAACTACAACAACTACCGTTGCGCCCCCTCCATCCGTTGTAGTTGTTCTTGTTGCAGTACTGGTGGAGCCATATGTACCACAGCTGGCTAACCCAAATAGCCAAGAATTTATTCTTCTTGCGCAAAGAATAGTTGTAGTG TACGATGCAATCTACAGGGCGGTATATGTAACATATACTCGCTGTGTCGTCAGAAGCTTCAG GCCAGGTCCAAGTGTAACACGAGTGGACGGTGTGGAAGCAGAGGTGAACCTCGAGTTCAATGACGGCAACACAACTGAGGAAATTCCGAGTTCGGACGCCATCGTGGAGACATTACAGACGGGTCTGCAGAACCCAAACATCACTCTCACCATCCAGCCTGACTCTATCATCGTCACTG CAagaaaccaaacacaaacaaccGCTGCACCAACAACAACCATCCCCGCCGAGGCGCTCACGTTACGACGCTTGACGTTCCGATCCGCTGGCGAGGAGTTCACAACAGACTTGCTGAATTCGTCTTCCTCAGGGTTCAAAAGTCGTGCCAGGCTCATAAAGACGACG CTTGAACCTTTCTACAAAGTCGCCTTCACTTCATTCCGAACTGTGACCGTGGTTTCATTCAG TAACGGCTCCATCATCAACAACATGGACTTGAGTTTTGTGTCGGGGTCAGTGCCCAACAACACCGCCATTGCAAACATTTTGATCAACGCTGCCCCGAACATCACTGACTTCAATGTGGACACCTCGTCCATTTCTGTGGATGGCACTC AAGTTTCTAGTGGAGCGAGCCACAAGACAAGCATCATCACCGCATCTTGTCTGGTGCTGTTGTCATGGTTACTGTCCAACCATCAATAA